From the genome of Pseudomonas helvetica:
ATTTTGCCGTGCAACTGAACATGGTGCTCGGACAGCGTGAGGTATACGCCATCGATCCGCACAGCCGGGCGCGCTTGAATGCCGTGTACATGACCAGCATCTTTGTCGGTGGGGCCCTGGGATCGCTGGTGGCCAGCCCCCTTTACGAGCTGGTTGGATGGAACCTGTCGGCAGCCTTGATTGCGGCGGTTCCTGGCGTGGCACTGGTGATGTTTCTAATTCGTCAGTACCGCCAGGGGTGAGCACCGTCGCGAACTATCGAGACCGAAGCCGAAGAGAAGGAATGCTCGCCGCAGGGTAATGGATATCCTTGGGGGGCAGCGACCTGTCGATGGAGTTCTGGAGTCACACCCGTGCTTGAGCACAACCATGCAAGACACCTCAATGGCGGTCAGGCATAGTAGTTCGCTTGATTTTTCGCTCTCGGGATTGCCTGATGGACAAGTTGCTGGCGCTGAAGATGTTTGTTGAAACCGTGCGCTGTGGCGGCTATTCATCAGCGGCGCGCAAGCTCGGCCTCTCGACGTCTTCGGTGACGCGGCAGGTGGCTGGCCTGGAAAGTGAACTGGGCGCCAGCCTGCTTAATCGCACCACGCGCAACACCAGTGTCACGGTCGCAGGGCAGGCTTATTTCGAGAAGGCCGTGGCGATTCTCGAAGCCGTCGACGAAGCCGATGCCACCGTCGCCGACCGTGGCACCGAGGTCCAGGGACATCTGCGTGCCAGCGTTCCGGTGGAGTTCGGCCGGCGCATCATCGCGCCTCATCTGGGGCGCCTGTTTGAGCGCCATCCGGGCCTGGAGATCAGCCTGTCGTTGAGCGACCGGGTCAGTGACCTGATCCGCGACCGAATCGATGTGTCTGTGCGTCTCGGTTCTTCGGTGGTCAGCGATGACATCGTCAGCAAGAAGATCGGTGACTTTCAGCGTTGGGTCGTGGCCAGTCCCGAGTACCTGACTCGTACCGGTCTGCCGCGCCACCCGAGTGACCTGCTGGAACATCAGTGCCTGCGTTTTGACTATGGCGCGGAGCACCACGATTGGACGTTCCGGGGTGACGAAGGCACCCTGCGCCTGAGTGTGCAGGGGCGATTGCAGAGCAACAACGCCGACATCCTGCGCGAGGCGGCGCTGGCCGGTGGCGGAGTGGCGCTGCTGGCCGACTGGCTGGTGCGTGACGATGTCAGCCGGGGCCGTCTTACCCGCGTGCTGGAGCAGTATGAAGTCAATCCCGGCACCGCCAGCACCTGCATCAACGCGCTGTATCTGCCCAACCACCGCGGCTCCAGTCGCATCAATGTGTTCATTGAGTTCCTCGAGGAAGTCCTCGCTTCCTGAACACCACTCAGGTATTCGACAAAACAGCGTTGCGCGCCATGTGGCTACTCGTCCGGCAGATGCAGGTCTAGAGTCTGGCCATCATTTGTCGAAGGAAGGTGGTCGCTATGGATAACGCCATTCATCTGGCGTACGACTTCATCAATCCCTGGTGCTGGATCGGTGAGCTGAACCTGCGCAAGGCTATGGCGGCAGCGAATCGGCCACAGCCGATTGTCTATGTGCCGTGCCGATCCGCTTTCGACCTTCCCGCCAGCCGTATCGAACAGGGTGAGTACGCCAAGCGCAAGTTCGGCAGCCTGTCGCGCAGCCGGATGTTCGAAACGGAAA
Proteins encoded in this window:
- a CDS encoding LysR family transcriptional regulator; translation: MDKLLALKMFVETVRCGGYSSAARKLGLSTSSVTRQVAGLESELGASLLNRTTRNTSVTVAGQAYFEKAVAILEAVDEADATVADRGTEVQGHLRASVPVEFGRRIIAPHLGRLFERHPGLEISLSLSDRVSDLIRDRIDVSVRLGSSVVSDDIVSKKIGDFQRWVVASPEYLTRTGLPRHPSDLLEHQCLRFDYGAEHHDWTFRGDEGTLRLSVQGRLQSNNADILREAALAGGGVALLADWLVRDDVSRGRLTRVLEQYEVNPGTASTCINALYLPNHRGSSRINVFIEFLEEVLAS